One segment of Sporanaerobacter acetigenes DSM 13106 DNA contains the following:
- a CDS encoding putative heavy metal-binding protein: MITTTTPSVEGKKIVEYKGIVFGEVVSGVNFLKDFAAGLSNFFGGRSNSYEGELIEAREAAIREMEDRAAEIGANAVVGVDIDYEVLGQGGDMLMVTASGTAVIVE; the protein is encoded by the coding sequence ATGATAACAACTACAACACCAAGTGTTGAAGGCAAGAAGATAGTAGAATATAAGGGAATTGTATTTGGAGAAGTGGTTTCTGGTGTCAATTTTTTAAAGGATTTTGCAGCTGGACTTAGCAATTTCTTTGGCGGAAGATCGAATTCTTATGAGGGTGAATTAATAGAAGCTAGAGAAGCGGCTATAAGAGAAATGGAGGACAGGGCTGCCGAAATAGGAGCCAATGCAGTAGTTGGAGTTGATATAGACTATGAAGTATTAGGTCAAGGTGGAGATATGCTCATGGTGACAGCTTCAGGAACAGCGGTAATAGTTGAATAA
- a CDS encoding DUF4179 domain-containing protein, protein MNEVEKLLYEGKKEIDSLEIPIDIESTLRSALESTPNKKKKNIKGKVAALILAVLLLGYNMDTLAFYGKKLVGYENVMNGTLKELNQLGKGQTIDKSHTFSNGVKFTLDAIMLDNNTMVMFYTLYSPDENVMDVDSNTHISITNMQDKLFTYGGSGDANKNNTEMKWVISTHEAPKLSEKTMKVNLSYIHENGDIEYGDIKFKIDRNQAVGKSLKISLNKKIKLDQRQIKVKSLIASPTTTIVKGQIQNIIELGLDHINKNRIMPNDIEMALIVDGKEIAWEGSGISTNMKGINFDVRFEAIPTDTKNLQLKLISFSGEYDVHENIHLIKDTSKNIKILGQDIEINNVYEKEGNTYITITTDKDTLLSKVYLYMDGEKVELVETIPEKSENHTRTLKFQGTGEDLKLNIEKIKYKKYYNDIIYSYDK, encoded by the coding sequence TTGAATGAGGTTGAAAAACTTTTGTATGAAGGTAAAAAAGAAATAGATAGTTTGGAAATACCTATAGATATAGAATCAACACTACGTTCTGCTTTAGAAAGTACCCCAAATAAAAAGAAAAAAAATATTAAAGGTAAAGTCGCTGCCTTGATATTGGCAGTTTTGCTTTTAGGATATAATATGGACACATTGGCCTTTTATGGCAAGAAGTTGGTTGGATATGAAAATGTAATGAATGGTACCCTTAAAGAACTAAATCAATTGGGAAAAGGGCAAACAATAGACAAATCTCATACTTTTTCTAATGGTGTAAAATTTACTTTAGATGCCATAATGCTTGACAATAACACTATGGTAATGTTTTATACTTTATATTCTCCTGATGAAAATGTAATGGATGTTGATTCAAATACACATATTAGCATAACTAATATGCAGGACAAATTATTTACTTATGGTGGTTCTGGAGATGCAAATAAAAACAATACAGAGATGAAATGGGTTATTTCAACTCATGAAGCTCCTAAACTCTCTGAGAAAACTATGAAAGTAAATTTAAGCTACATCCATGAAAACGGAGATATAGAATATGGAGACATTAAATTTAAAATAGATAGAAATCAAGCTGTAGGAAAAAGCTTAAAAATATCATTAAATAAAAAAATTAAATTAGATCAAAGACAAATAAAAGTGAAATCTTTAATAGCCTCACCTACTACTACAATAGTTAAAGGACAAATCCAAAATATCATAGAATTAGGTTTAGATCATATAAATAAAAATAGAATTATGCCAAATGATATTGAAATGGCATTGATAGTTGATGGGAAAGAAATTGCATGGGAAGGCTCTGGAATATCTACAAATATGAAAGGAATTAACTTTGATGTCAGATTTGAGGCTATACCAACAGATACTAAAAATTTGCAATTAAAACTTATATCTTTTTCTGGAGAATATGATGTACATGAAAATATTCATCTAATTAAAGATACTTCTAAAAATATAAAGATTCTTGGTCAAGATATTGAGATAAACAATGTATACGAAAAAGAAGGCAATACCTATATAACTATTACCACAGATAAAGACACATTGTTAAGCAAAGTATATTTATATATGGATGGAGAAAAAGTGGAACTTGTTGAAACTATACCAGAGAAATCAGAAAATCATACTAGAACCCTTAAATTTCAAGGAACTGGAGAAGATTTAAAGCTTAATATTGAAAAAATCAAATATAAAAAATACTATAATGACATTATATACTCCTATGACAAATAA
- a CDS encoding RNA polymerase sigma factor — METELLIKKAKKGNKEALLQLVMAHEADYYKLAYVYMKNKDDALDAMQDMIVILYENMSKLKKEEAFYSWSKTILVNLCKNKLKKDNKLIPLDEIKTEAQYETYDKSENQIVLEKHLSKLSEKQQEAIKLKYFLDLDYKTISEILKIPIGTVKSRISIGIENLRESIGGDSIE, encoded by the coding sequence ATGGAAACAGAATTGTTAATTAAAAAAGCAAAAAAAGGGAATAAAGAAGCCCTGTTGCAGCTTGTTATGGCACATGAAGCCGATTATTATAAATTAGCTTATGTTTATATGAAAAACAAAGATGATGCATTAGATGCTATGCAAGACATGATTGTCATACTGTATGAAAACATGTCAAAACTAAAAAAAGAAGAAGCCTTCTATAGTTGGAGTAAAACCATACTGGTCAATTTATGTAAAAACAAATTAAAAAAAGATAACAAACTAATCCCTTTAGATGAAATAAAAACCGAAGCCCAATATGAAACCTATGACAAATCTGAAAATCAAATAGTATTAGAAAAACATCTCTCTAAATTAAGTGAAAAACAACAAGAGGCAATAAAGCTTAAATATTTTCTTGATTTAGATTATAAAACTATATCTGAAATACTTAAAATTCCTATAGGAACTGTCAAATCAAGAATTAGCATTGGAATAGAAAATTTGAGAGAATCCATTGGAGGTGATTCGATTGAATGA
- the thiE gene encoding thiamine phosphate synthase, with amino-acid sequence MEVYRIIDANINRVSEGIRVIEDIERFVFENREISKELRDIRHLVRKSFKNSELLRNRSSNTDIGFQISQKSTLDEKNDIETLLISNFKRAEEGIRSIEECLKILGHYEESKIYEQIRFRVYGLEKRIFSSTLPDTCIYGITGEKFSKGRTNIEVVREMIESGIKIIQYREKDKSKKEKYEECKIIREMTKKANVTFVVNDDMDIAMLVQADGIHVGQDDIPIEEIKKIAPNMIVGVSTHNKEQAIEAVEKGADYIGVGPIFDTSTKENVEKSEGLKYLKWVSENINIPYVAIGGIKKENILDAKIHGGKCFAMISELVGSLNMNEIVLSIKKILNEGEF; translated from the coding sequence ATGGAAGTATATAGGATAATTGATGCAAATATAAACAGGGTTTCAGAAGGAATTAGAGTCATAGAAGACATAGAAAGATTTGTATTTGAAAATAGAGAAATTTCCAAAGAACTTAGAGATATTCGTCATTTGGTCAGGAAAAGTTTTAAAAATTCTGAACTTTTAAGAAATAGAAGTTCAAATACAGACATAGGATTTCAAATATCTCAAAAGAGTACATTGGACGAAAAGAATGATATTGAAACTTTACTTATATCAAATTTCAAAAGAGCAGAAGAAGGAATTAGAAGTATTGAAGAATGTTTGAAAATTTTAGGGCATTATGAAGAATCAAAGATATATGAACAAATTAGATTTAGAGTATATGGTTTGGAAAAACGTATTTTTTCTAGTACATTGCCTGATACATGCATCTATGGTATCACAGGAGAAAAATTTTCAAAAGGAAGGACCAATATTGAAGTAGTAAGAGAAATGATTGAATCAGGCATAAAGATTATTCAATATAGAGAAAAGGACAAATCAAAAAAAGAGAAATATGAAGAGTGCAAAATTATACGAGAAATGACAAAAAAAGCAAATGTTACTTTTGTTGTAAATGATGATATGGATATAGCTATGCTAGTTCAAGCTGATGGCATACATGTGGGGCAGGATGATATACCTATTGAAGAAATAAAGAAGATTGCTCCAAATATGATTGTAGGTGTTTCAACTCACAACAAAGAACAAGCTATAGAAGCAGTGGAAAAAGGCGCAGACTATATAGGAGTTGGACCAATATTTGATACTTCTACAAAGGAAAATGTAGAGAAATCGGAAGGACTTAAGTATTTAAAATGGGTTTCAGAAAACATAAATATTCCCTATGTAGCTATTGGAGGAATAAAAAAAGAAAACATATTAGATGCAAAAATTCATGGAGGAAAGTGCTTTGCAATGATATCAGAGTTAGTTGGTTCTTTAAATATGAATGAAATAGTTTTATCTATAAAAAAAATATTGAATGAGGGGGAATTTTAA
- the thiC gene encoding phosphomethylpyrimidine synthase ThiC, with protein MNYTTQMDAAKKGIITEEMKIVAKKENMDVELLRKGIARGKIVIPANKNHKSLNPEGIGEGLKTKINVNLGISRDCPNVDKELEKVKVAIDMNAEAIMDLSSFGKTEEFRRRLIDFSPAIIGTVPVYDAVGFYDKELKDITSKEFLDVARKHAEDGVDFVTVHAGINRKTAEVFKENKRVTNIVSRGGSLLYAWMELNDKENPFYEYFDELLDICEEYDLTLSLGDSLRPGSIEDGTDSSQIEELIVLGELTKRAWERNVQVMIEGPGHIAINEIEANVLLEKKLCYGAPFYVLGPIVTDIAPGYDHITSAIGGAIAASAGADFLCYVTPAEHLRLPDLEDMKEGIIATKIAAHSGDIGKGISNAREWDLKMSHARRKLDWEEMFELAIDDERPRKYRKESTPEFKDSCTMCGKMCSVRNMNRIMEGKDINILRSDD; from the coding sequence ATGAATTATACAACACAAATGGATGCTGCAAAAAAAGGTATCATCACAGAAGAAATGAAGATAGTAGCTAAAAAAGAGAATATGGATGTCGAGCTTTTGAGAAAAGGCATAGCTAGAGGCAAAATAGTTATACCAGCCAATAAAAATCACAAATCTTTAAATCCAGAAGGAATAGGAGAGGGTCTTAAGACTAAAATAAATGTCAATTTGGGTATTTCCAGGGATTGTCCAAATGTAGATAAGGAACTTGAAAAGGTAAAAGTAGCAATTGATATGAATGCAGAAGCTATAATGGACTTGAGTTCCTTTGGAAAGACTGAAGAGTTTAGAAGAAGATTGATTGATTTTTCTCCAGCTATTATAGGTACTGTGCCTGTATATGATGCAGTTGGATTTTATGACAAGGAACTAAAAGATATAACATCTAAAGAGTTTTTAGATGTAGCTAGAAAACATGCTGAAGATGGGGTGGATTTTGTCACAGTTCATGCAGGCATAAATAGAAAAACTGCTGAAGTTTTCAAGGAAAACAAAAGAGTCACAAACATAGTATCTAGAGGAGGTTCATTGCTTTATGCATGGATGGAACTAAATGACAAGGAAAATCCTTTTTACGAATATTTTGATGAACTTTTAGATATATGTGAAGAGTATGATTTGACATTGAGTTTGGGAGATTCTTTAAGACCAGGAAGTATAGAAGATGGAACTGATTCCTCACAGATAGAAGAACTTATTGTACTTGGAGAATTAACTAAAAGGGCTTGGGAAAGAAATGTACAAGTTATGATAGAAGGTCCAGGACATATAGCTATAAATGAAATAGAGGCTAATGTTTTATTGGAAAAGAAATTGTGCTATGGAGCTCCATTTTATGTGTTGGGACCAATAGTTACAGATATAGCACCAGGATATGACCATATTACTAGTGCTATTGGAGGAGCAATAGCTGCAAGTGCTGGAGCGGATTTCTTGTGTTATGTAACTCCAGCTGAACACTTGAGACTTCCAGATTTAGAAGATATGAAGGAAGGAATCATTGCTACAAAGATAGCTGCTCATTCAGGAGATATAGGGAAGGGTATTTCCAATGCAAGAGAATGGGATTTAAAGATGAGTCATGCAAGAAGAAAATTGGATTGGGAAGAGATGTTTGAATTAGCAATAGATGATGAAAGGCCAAGAAAGTACAGAAAAGAATCTACTCCAGAATTTAAAGATAGTTGTACTATGTGTGGAAAGATGTGTTCAGTTAGAAATATGAACAGGATAATGGAAGGAAAAGATATAAATATTTTGAGAAGTGATGATTAA
- the thiW gene encoding energy coupling factor transporter S component ThiW, with translation MEMKKTKKLTMAAMFVAIGVVLGNIIYIPVGVSKCFPIQHAINVLAATILGPAYSVMIAFSISLLRNILGTGSLLAFPGSMIGALLAGMIYKYTQNVYKASIGEVFGTGVIGGMMAFPVAKYFMGKEVATFFFVYPFILSSVGGSIIAVVLIKVLDKYTKTQARANEEK, from the coding sequence ATGGAGATGAAGAAAACTAAAAAATTGACTATGGCTGCAATGTTTGTAGCTATAGGAGTTGTACTTGGAAATATAATATATATTCCTGTTGGAGTATCAAAATGTTTTCCAATACAACATGCTATAAATGTATTAGCAGCTACTATTTTAGGACCTGCATATAGTGTGATGATAGCTTTTTCAATATCTTTATTGAGAAATATATTGGGAACAGGAAGTCTTTTAGCTTTTCCTGGGAGTATGATAGGCGCACTATTGGCAGGAATGATATATAAATATACTCAAAATGTCTATAAGGCTTCTATAGGAGAAGTATTTGGTACAGGAGTTATTGGAGGAATGATGGCATTTCCAGTAGCAAAATATTTTATGGGCAAAGAAGTAGCTACTTTCTTTTTTGTATATCCCTTTATATTAAGCAGTGTTGGTGGAAGTATAATAGCTGTTGTTTTGATAAAGGTTCTAGATAAATATACAAAAACTCAAGCAAGAGCAAATGAGGAGAAATAA
- the thiM gene encoding hydroxyethylthiazole kinase codes for MDIDTIGELSNKIKQEKPLVHLISNSVTSNDCANIVLAMGASPIMAMDSREVEEVVSKAKALVLNIGTIEKDVARSMILAGKKANSLNIPVVLDPVGVGISKLRQNIVREILENVHIAIIKGNQAEIKILYGLRANFKGVDSEDNDSIEFMAEISQDLSKKTNSVVAVTGKVDVISSLDETIYLYNGHEMLRSITGTGCMGTALVGVFSSVTDNVLNAAVAGIYSLNRAGEIAYEKTKSFGGGSGSFKANLIDAVYKTYEKQ; via the coding sequence ATGGATATTGATACTATTGGAGAGCTGTCAAATAAAATAAAACAAGAAAAGCCTTTAGTTCATCTTATTAGCAATAGTGTCACAAGTAATGATTGTGCCAATATAGTTTTAGCCATGGGCGCCTCTCCTATTATGGCAATGGATTCTAGAGAAGTAGAAGAGGTGGTTTCTAAGGCTAAAGCATTGGTACTAAACATTGGTACTATAGAAAAAGATGTAGCTAGATCAATGATATTGGCTGGGAAAAAAGCAAATAGCTTAAATATCCCTGTTGTATTAGATCCAGTGGGAGTGGGAATATCAAAATTAAGACAAAATATTGTAAGAGAAATCCTTGAAAATGTTCATATAGCCATTATAAAAGGAAATCAAGCAGAAATAAAGATATTGTATGGTCTCAGGGCAAATTTCAAAGGAGTAGACTCTGAAGATAATGATAGTATAGAATTTATGGCAGAAATATCTCAAGATCTATCTAAGAAAACCAATTCTGTAGTAGCCGTAACGGGAAAAGTTGATGTAATAAGTTCACTAGATGAAACTATATACTTATACAATGGACATGAGATGCTAAGAAGTATAACAGGAACTGGCTGTATGGGAACTGCTTTAGTTGGAGTATTTTCAAGTGTGACAGATAATGTGCTGAATGCAGCAGTGGCAGGCATTTATTCTTTAAATAGAGCAGGAGAAATAGCATATGAAAAAACTAAAAGTTTTGGGGGAGGGAGTGGAAGTTTTAAAGCAAACTTAATAGATGCAGTTTACAAAACATATGAAAAGCAGTAG
- a CDS encoding CidA/LrgA family protein: MKILRQMGIIFGILFGSHILQKSLGLPIPSTVIGMIILLICLLSGVIKLEMIEEVSKFLLDHLIFFFIPAGVGIMTSVDMIGDKWLSILIVIVLSTIITMVVTGLTVQALAKKSKKKLKGENVND; this comes from the coding sequence TTGAAGATTTTAAGGCAAATGGGAATAATATTTGGTATTTTATTTGGCAGCCATATATTGCAAAAATCTCTGGGATTACCTATTCCAAGCACAGTCATAGGAATGATTATATTGCTTATATGTCTTCTTTCTGGAGTAATAAAACTTGAAATGATTGAGGAGGTAAGTAAATTTTTGTTGGATCATTTGATTTTCTTTTTTATACCAGCAGGTGTTGGAATAATGACTTCAGTAGATATGATAGGGGACAAGTGGTTATCTATATTGATAGTTATTGTTTTATCTACAATAATAACTATGGTTGTTACTGGGCTTACTGTACAAGCTTTAGCTAAAAAAAGTAAGAAAAAGTTAAAGGGGGAGAATGTGAATGATTAA
- a CDS encoding LrgB family protein, translating to MIKFLDTPLFGILISILAFEIGIFINKKTKLSILNPIVIAEVLIIVFMIVFNIDYEVYNKGGSIISFFLGPATVVLAVPLYKQIEKLKENGLPIMVGIAVGCITAITSVYFLSKLFHLDEVLTLSLLPKSVTAAISMEVSSQIGGIPALTVAATVVTGITGNVLWPYISKVFKIENDVASGISLGTSAHALGTAKAMELGEVEGGMASLAIGVAGLVTVILVPILAKLLF from the coding sequence ATGATTAAATTTTTAGATACTCCTCTTTTTGGCATTTTGATATCAATTCTTGCTTTTGAAATTGGAATTTTTATAAATAAAAAGACAAAGTTGTCAATTTTAAATCCAATTGTCATTGCAGAAGTTTTAATAATAGTTTTTATGATTGTATTTAATATCGACTATGAGGTATACAATAAAGGTGGAAGCATAATATCTTTCTTTTTAGGACCAGCAACAGTAGTTCTTGCAGTTCCTCTATATAAGCAAATTGAGAAATTGAAAGAAAATGGGTTGCCTATAATGGTAGGAATAGCAGTAGGTTGTATAACTGCAATAACAAGCGTATATTTTTTGAGCAAATTGTTCCATCTAGATGAAGTGCTTACATTGTCGTTGTTGCCTAAATCAGTAACAGCTGCTATTTCAATGGAAGTTTCAAGCCAAATAGGTGGTATTCCAGCTCTGACGGTGGCTGCAACAGTTGTTACAGGTATAACGGGAAATGTTTTATGGCCTTATATATCAAAAGTATTTAAAATAGAAAATGATGTGGCTTCTGGCATTAGTTTGGGAACATCTGCCCATGCATTGGGTACTGCAAAAGCCATGGAGCTTGGAGAAGTAGAAGGAGGAATGGCTTCATTAGCTATAGGTGTAGCAGGACTTGTCACTGTGATTTTAGTTCCTATACTGGCAAAACTGTTATTTTAG
- a CDS encoding MATE family efflux transporter, which translates to MSFNKTKDKDFYKAMFAIAFPITLQNLIASSVNMIDTLMITSLGKESLAAVGLANQVFFFYSVIVFGVATGSAIFIAQFWGKKDVLNIRRILGLSLLISCIIGIIFTVSAFFVPTNIMKIFTKELEVVNLGKDYLKIVSLSYIITSISFSFGVASRSIGDAKMPMVASIISFLTNTVFNYLLIFGKFGFPELGVKGAAYGTLIARIVEVALILYAVYSSDGPLAGNFSELFSWDKNYVKKYFKTAYPVILNETFWSLGNVMYSIAYAKIGTGATAAVQITSTVQNIFLVFSRGLANSCTVMVGNKIGEGKEEEAVDYANKFLKISGILGVFLGIILFFTTDFVLMLFRNLPEDLYEISKSMIIVLAIFLPIKMFNGNLIVGVFRGGGDTKFSMMVEMGAVWAVGVPLAFLGATVFKLPVYLVSVLVNMEEVVKAIIGIPRVVSNKWVQNVVENM; encoded by the coding sequence ATGAGTTTCAACAAAACTAAAGACAAGGATTTTTATAAAGCGATGTTTGCTATTGCGTTTCCGATTACATTGCAAAATTTAATTGCTTCATCTGTAAATATGATAGATACTCTTATGATTACGAGCCTTGGAAAAGAAAGCCTTGCTGCAGTAGGACTTGCCAATCAAGTGTTTTTCTTTTATTCAGTGATAGTATTTGGTGTGGCTACTGGTTCAGCCATATTTATAGCTCAATTTTGGGGGAAAAAGGATGTTTTGAATATAAGAAGGATATTGGGATTATCTCTTTTGATTAGTTGTATTATTGGAATAATATTTACAGTCAGTGCATTTTTTGTACCTACTAACATAATGAAAATATTTACTAAAGAATTAGAAGTGGTTAATTTGGGAAAAGATTACTTGAAAATAGTATCTTTAAGCTATATCATAACTTCCATAAGCTTTTCTTTTGGTGTGGCTTCAAGAAGTATAGGGGATGCAAAGATGCCTATGGTTGCAAGTATTATATCTTTTTTGACTAATACAGTTTTCAATTATTTACTTATTTTTGGGAAATTTGGTTTTCCAGAATTGGGAGTTAAGGGGGCAGCTTATGGAACTCTTATAGCTAGAATAGTTGAAGTGGCCCTCATTTTGTATGCGGTATATTCAAGTGATGGACCTTTGGCAGGAAATTTTTCTGAACTATTTAGTTGGGATAAAAATTATGTGAAAAAGTATTTTAAAACAGCTTATCCAGTTATTTTAAATGAAACATTCTGGTCTTTAGGAAATGTCATGTATTCTATTGCTTATGCAAAAATTGGCACAGGGGCTACAGCTGCTGTTCAAATCACAAGTACGGTGCAAAATATATTTTTAGTATTTTCTCGAGGCCTTGCCAATTCCTGTACTGTAATGGTTGGAAACAAAATAGGGGAAGGAAAAGAAGAAGAAGCAGTAGACTATGCCAACAAATTTTTGAAAATATCTGGTATATTGGGAGTTTTTCTCGGCATCATATTATTTTTTACAACGGATTTTGTACTTATGCTATTTAGAAATTTACCCGAAGATTTGTATGAAATCTCTAAAAGCATGATTATAGTATTGGCTATTTTCTTACCTATAAAGATGTTTAATGGAAATTTGATAGTAGGAGTTTTTAGAGGTGGTGGAGATACAAAGTTTTCCATGATGGTTGAAATGGGAGCAGTTTGGGCAGTTGGAGTACCGTTAGCGTTTTTAGGTGCAACAGTATTTAAACTCCCAGTTTATTTGGTATCTGTACTTGTAAATATGGAGGAAGTAGTGAAAGCTATAATTGGAATTCCAAGGGTTGTATCTAATAAATGGGTACAAAATGTAGTTGAGAATATGTAA
- a CDS encoding FecCD family ABC transporter permease, with product MESTNEKTHGYVWIFLICLIAIFFISFFIGRYPVSIELLLKVFFSKIFPISKTWPDTIETIVFQIRLPRIVGAMLVGASLSVSGAVYQGMFKNPLVSPDILGASAGSAFGAALAIYLSFSIIGIQICSFIFGLIGVLLVYLISTKVKEDPLIGLVITGVLVGSIFTSLTSLIKYIADTNDKLPTITFWLMGSLSSFSTRDIKAILVPISIGIIPLYILRWKLNVLSLDEDEAKTLGLNTGKIRAIVIICSTLMTAASVSVSGMIGWIGLVIPHLSRIIVGPDYRVLLPTTILLGSSYLLMIDNISRTLLTVEIPLGILTSLMGAPFFIFLLLKNKRS from the coding sequence ATGGAATCTACAAATGAAAAAACTCATGGTTATGTATGGATTTTTTTGATTTGTCTTATTGCAATTTTTTTTATATCTTTTTTTATTGGACGATATCCTGTTTCTATCGAATTGTTGTTAAAAGTGTTTTTTTCTAAGATATTTCCAATATCCAAAACTTGGCCAGACACTATTGAAACCATAGTATTTCAAATAAGACTTCCAAGAATTGTTGGAGCAATGCTTGTTGGTGCTTCTCTATCTGTATCAGGGGCAGTATATCAAGGTATGTTTAAAAATCCTCTGGTTTCTCCTGATATATTGGGAGCTTCTGCAGGTTCTGCCTTTGGGGCAGCTCTTGCTATATACTTATCTTTCAGTATTATTGGAATACAGATATGTTCTTTTATTTTTGGACTTATAGGAGTGCTTCTAGTATATTTAATCAGCACAAAAGTCAAAGAAGATCCTCTTATTGGTCTTGTGATTACAGGAGTGTTGGTAGGTTCTATATTTACTTCTCTTACTTCTCTTATAAAGTATATTGCAGATACAAATGACAAATTGCCTACTATAACTTTTTGGCTTATGGGTAGTCTTTCAAGTTTCTCTACAAGGGATATAAAGGCAATTCTTGTTCCAATATCTATTGGAATTATTCCATTATATATTTTGAGATGGAAATTGAATGTCCTTTCATTGGATGAAGATGAAGCTAAAACCTTGGGCTTAAATACTGGTAAGATTAGAGCTATTGTGATAATATGTTCGACATTGATGACTGCTGCTTCTGTTTCTGTAAGTGGAATGATTGGATGGATAGGGCTTGTCATTCCTCATTTAAGCAGAATAATAGTTGGTCCAGATTATAGAGTGTTGCTTCCTACTACTATATTGTTAGGTAGTTCATATCTACTTATGATTGACAATATTTCAAGAACTCTTCTGACGGTAGAAATACCTCTAGGAATACTCACTTCTCTTATGGGGGCACCTTTTTTTATATTTTTACTACTTAAAAATAAAAGGAGTTGA
- a CDS encoding ABC transporter ATP-binding protein translates to MLEVKNLSCGYKDKIVLKDVSFTANPGDILCILGSNGSGKSTLIKTIIGLLDIYEGEIFVDGENTKDWPWEQRARAISYIPQSFNSTFQYKSIDIVLMGRTSYLGFASSPSKEDEKIADEAMERLKISYLRDKVYSKLSGGERQLVKIAQALAQRSNIIIMDEPTNNLDFGNQIVLFKHIKQCADLGITILMATHFPEQAFLYGTKALLVKDGRAIEIDRPNENLTESEIQNLYCVEVKVVELDVEDKTIKMCLPIL, encoded by the coding sequence TTGCTTGAGGTAAAAAACTTAAGTTGTGGCTATAAAGATAAAATTGTTTTGAAAGATGTATCTTTTACCGCAAATCCTGGAGATATACTTTGTATATTGGGTTCAAATGGATCAGGAAAATCTACTCTTATAAAGACTATAATAGGTTTGTTGGACATTTATGAAGGTGAAATATTTGTAGATGGTGAAAATACAAAAGATTGGCCTTGGGAGCAAAGGGCAAGAGCAATAAGCTATATACCTCAATCATTTAACTCCACATTTCAATACAAAAGTATAGACATAGTATTGATGGGGAGAACATCTTATTTGGGATTTGCTTCATCTCCTTCTAAAGAAGACGAAAAAATTGCAGATGAGGCTATGGAAAGACTAAAAATATCCTACTTAAGAGATAAAGTTTATTCAAAGCTTAGTGGTGGCGAAAGACAATTGGTCAAGATTGCTCAAGCTTTAGCTCAAAGGTCAAATATAATCATAATGGATGAACCTACAAACAACTTGGATTTTGGAAATCAAATAGTTTTATTTAAACATATTAAACAATGTGCTGATTTAGGTATAACAATACTTATGGCTACACATTTTCCAGAACAGGCTTTTTTATATGGAACTAAGGCTCTTTTAGTGAAAGATGGGAGAGCTATTGAGATTGATAGACCAAATGAAAATCTGACAGAAAGTGAAATTCAAAATCTATATTGTGTAGAAGTAAAAGTTGTGGAACTTGATGTAGAAGATAAAACCATAAAAATGTGTTTACCTATTCTTTAG